In the Solibacillus sp. FSL K6-1523 genome, one interval contains:
- a CDS encoding transglycosylase domain-containing protein has translation MKRQQYFKHKKRRKFSKKLGLFMIGLFCAVAVSLLSLRIYAQVAGAPPLTVPKASIFLDSQNNPIGDRFTEERRYWTELKDISPYLRDATIAVEDKDFYEHGGFDYSRIAGAVLADIKAGSKVQGASTLTQQYARNLYLTHEKSWTRKINEALYAYRIELFYSKDEILEGYLNTVYYGHGMYGAEAASRYFYGKSAKDLTLAEATMLAGVPKGPSYYSPLNNLEKATNRQQVILRLMNEQGIITEDEKTRATKEPLVLKSDEWIATKSIAPYFLDVVWAEASDILESKNLAISGGGWTIQTTLNQAHQRAAENAVKKNMPDSDLQVGLVSMDTQTGFVTALVGGRDYSASSYNRVTLGKRQPGSAIKPILYASALEKGFNPMSFLDVSETTFTYDSGRANYTPQNVNKKYADHELSMAQALAISDNVYAVKTLETIGYKPFRDMQKRLGLDFSNDDNPAIALGTTENSLYDLTNAYNIIAAGGEKRNATTILSITDAKGNVVYKYEKPEKEQVLNEKDAFVLTQMMTGIFDPVYSDYSPATGLSLRPRMTHTYAAKSGTTNSDQWMLGFTPSLTAGVWNGYDQGKTLSVKDDMAASKQVWIDFMETALDGKAKESFTIPNGVQPVSVDINSGYLSTSACPDQRVVYMKTEDVPTKKCSTFDFFEKDSWSNVWDMFPGEAFRSFWGSF, from the coding sequence TTGAAAAGACAACAATACTTCAAGCATAAAAAACGTAGAAAATTTAGTAAAAAGCTAGGTTTATTTATGATTGGTCTTTTTTGTGCCGTCGCGGTCAGCCTTCTTTCATTACGAATATACGCGCAAGTCGCTGGAGCACCTCCACTTACCGTGCCGAAAGCATCCATTTTTTTAGATAGCCAAAACAATCCGATTGGCGATCGCTTCACAGAAGAACGTCGCTATTGGACAGAGCTAAAAGATATTTCTCCTTATTTAAGAGACGCAACAATAGCCGTGGAAGATAAGGACTTTTATGAGCATGGTGGATTTGATTATTCACGTATCGCTGGCGCTGTTCTTGCTGACATTAAAGCGGGCTCTAAAGTGCAAGGGGCTAGTACACTTACTCAGCAATACGCGCGAAATTTATATTTGACGCATGAAAAGAGTTGGACACGGAAAATTAATGAAGCGCTCTATGCATACCGTATTGAACTGTTTTATTCGAAAGATGAAATTTTAGAAGGCTATTTAAATACCGTTTATTACGGTCATGGCATGTACGGGGCTGAGGCAGCAAGTCGCTATTTTTACGGAAAATCGGCAAAGGATTTAACTTTAGCGGAAGCGACGATGCTTGCAGGTGTGCCGAAAGGGCCGAGCTACTATTCCCCTTTAAACAATTTAGAGAAGGCAACAAATCGACAGCAAGTCATTTTGCGTTTAATGAATGAGCAAGGAATTATTACTGAGGATGAAAAAACACGTGCGACAAAAGAGCCTCTTGTTTTAAAAAGTGATGAATGGATTGCTACAAAATCTATTGCCCCTTACTTTTTAGATGTTGTTTGGGCTGAGGCAAGTGATATTTTAGAATCAAAAAATTTAGCAATTAGCGGTGGCGGATGGACCATTCAAACGACGCTTAACCAAGCCCATCAACGCGCTGCAGAAAATGCCGTGAAAAAGAATATGCCCGATAGCGATTTGCAAGTCGGATTAGTCAGTATGGATACTCAAACAGGATTTGTGACAGCCCTTGTTGGTGGACGAGATTATAGCGCAAGTTCATACAACCGTGTCACGCTCGGCAAACGTCAACCTGGCTCGGCAATTAAACCAATCCTTTACGCATCTGCTTTAGAGAAAGGCTTTAATCCGATGTCATTTTTAGATGTAAGCGAAACAACCTTTACTTATGACAGTGGTCGTGCAAACTACACTCCGCAAAACGTAAACAAGAAATATGCAGATCATGAGCTATCAATGGCACAAGCCCTCGCCATTTCTGACAATGTTTATGCGGTCAAAACTTTAGAAACGATCGGTTATAAACCTTTCCGAGACATGCAAAAACGACTTGGCTTAGATTTTTCAAATGATGACAATCCTGCAATTGCGTTAGGCACGACAGAAAATTCACTGTATGACTTAACAAATGCCTATAATATCATTGCTGCTGGCGGTGAAAAACGAAATGCCACAACAATCCTTTCGATTACTGATGCAAAAGGAAATGTCGTTTATAAGTATGAAAAACCTGAAAAAGAGCAAGTGCTTAACGAAAAGGATGCGTTTGTCTTAACCCAAATGATGACTGGCATATTTGATCCTGTATACAGTGATTATTCTCCTGCAACTGGTCTTTCGTTACGACCACGCATGACACATACGTATGCTGCCAAGTCTGGGACAACGAATAGTGATCAGTGGATGCTAGGCTTTACACCAAGCTTAACGGCTGGCGTTTGGAACGGCTATGACCAAGGGAAAACATTGTCAGTTAAAGATGATATGGCTGCATCCAAGCAAGTATGGATTGATTTTATGGAGACAGCACTGGACGGAAAAGCTAAGGAATCATTCACCATTCCGAATGGGGTTCAACCCGTTTCAGTTGATATTAACAGTGGCTACTTATCAACAAGCGCATGTCCAGATCAACGTGTCGTTTATATGAAAACGGAAGATGTACCGACTAAAAAATGTTCGACTTTTGATTTCTTTGAAAAAGACTCATGGAGTAATGTGTGGGACATGTTCCCAGGTGAAGCATTCCGTTCATTTTGGGGTAGTTTTTGA
- a CDS encoding YwhD family protein — protein MKNEEKPKQKMGFTIIKNDPTDGHKGFGIGSLSLENVSPVIIDVAEGTAMVEIGAMHAKSDVERGIKFTMNREDSAGGKDYWLVWVTIDHKEDGAYFAGVAACEMVVNREKRRGYKILADHVNKMDKSMKRHIIVDHMDARSKGILAEFLQSHNEDMWNRSEQKLREDLA, from the coding sequence ATGAAAAATGAAGAAAAACCAAAACAAAAAATGGGATTTACAATTATAAAAAATGACCCAACGGACGGGCATAAAGGCTTCGGCATTGGTTCGCTATCACTTGAAAATGTTTCACCGGTTATTATTGATGTGGCAGAAGGAACAGCGATGGTCGAAATTGGCGCCATGCATGCAAAAAGTGATGTAGAGCGTGGAATTAAATTTACGATGAATCGTGAGGACTCAGCTGGCGGTAAGGATTATTGGCTTGTGTGGGTAACGATCGATCATAAAGAAGACGGTGCCTATTTTGCGGGCGTAGCAGCTTGTGAAATGGTTGTAAATCGCGAAAAACGACGCGGTTACAAAATTTTAGCAGATCATGTAAATAAAATGGATAAATCAATGAAACGCCATATTATTGTGGATCATATGGATGCGCGCTCAAAAGGAATTCTTGCGGAATTTTTACAATCCCATAATGAAGACATGTGGAATCGAAGCGAGCAAAAATTACGTGAGGATCTTGCGTAA